In Phreatobacter aquaticus, a single genomic region encodes these proteins:
- a CDS encoding bifunctional serine/threonine-protein kinase/universal stress protein gives MRLPRIEKGLVLDGFTLEEAIKLGGMAQIWRVTRAGDERPLVMKIPLILDGDDPTMIVGFEMEEMILPRLSGRHVPRFVAAGDFSRQPYIVMDFVAGRSLFETMPEAPFPAAEVARIGAAVATALADLHRQNVLHLDIKPANVIMRDDGTAVLVDFGLARHLRLPDLLAEQFRVPIGTAPYVAPEQVLRARDDPRSDLFALGAVLYELTTGRQPFGDPKGMRGFRKRLWSDPIPPRALRPDCPEWLQEIILRCLAVDPAERHPTAAQLAFDLSHPEQVTITDRGRRMRRDPFGIRFRRWLRAAGMERPAPQPAKEGLEAAPIIVAAVDLSEDYCDIADGVRDMAARLLAVSPDARLACINVLKLKRLGIDETTDSSGRSLHVARLVLLRAWAQSLALDPDRVSFHVLEAVDPAAAIVDHARENHADQIVMGARAHSSTRRYLGSVSSQVAAEAPCTVTIVRLKTAVEP, from the coding sequence ATGCGGCTGCCGCGGATCGAGAAGGGGCTGGTGCTAGACGGCTTCACGCTCGAGGAGGCCATCAAGCTCGGCGGCATGGCACAGATATGGCGGGTGACGCGGGCAGGGGACGAGCGACCGCTGGTCATGAAGATCCCGCTGATTCTCGATGGCGACGATCCCACCATGATCGTCGGCTTTGAGATGGAGGAGATGATCCTGCCGCGTCTGTCAGGCCGGCACGTGCCACGCTTCGTGGCAGCCGGAGACTTCTCGCGCCAGCCCTATATCGTCATGGACTTCGTGGCGGGACGATCGCTGTTCGAAACGATGCCCGAAGCGCCGTTCCCCGCAGCCGAGGTCGCCCGTATCGGGGCTGCGGTTGCCACCGCGCTGGCCGACCTGCACCGGCAGAATGTCCTGCATCTCGACATCAAGCCGGCCAATGTCATCATGCGCGACGATGGCACTGCGGTCCTTGTCGATTTCGGACTTGCGCGCCACCTCCGCCTGCCGGACCTGCTCGCCGAACAGTTTCGCGTGCCGATCGGCACCGCGCCCTATGTTGCTCCCGAACAGGTGCTGCGCGCGCGCGACGATCCACGCTCCGACCTCTTCGCGCTAGGCGCTGTCCTCTACGAACTGACCACAGGGCGGCAACCCTTCGGTGACCCCAAGGGCATGCGCGGCTTTCGCAAGCGGCTCTGGTCGGATCCGATACCGCCGCGCGCGCTCCGGCCCGATTGCCCGGAATGGCTCCAGGAGATCATCCTGCGCTGCCTGGCCGTCGACCCCGCAGAACGGCACCCGACGGCAGCGCAGCTGGCTTTCGACCTCTCCCATCCCGAACAGGTGACCATCACCGATCGCGGCCGCCGGATGAGGCGCGATCCCTTTGGGATACGGTTCCGCCGCTGGCTGCGCGCCGCCGGCATGGAGCGCCCGGCTCCCCAACCGGCCAAGGAGGGGCTTGAAGCAGCGCCGATCATCGTCGCGGCTGTCGATCTCTCGGAGGATTATTGCGACATCGCCGATGGCGTGCGCGACATGGCTGCCCGCTTGCTGGCCGTGTCACCCGACGCGCGGCTGGCCTGCATCAACGTGCTGAAGCTGAAGCGCCTCGGCATCGACGAGACGACCGATTCCAGCGGCCGCTCGCTGCATGTTGCGCGCCTGGTGCTGTTGCGCGCCTGGGCGCAGTCGCTCGCGCTCGACCCTGACCGCGTCAGCTTCCACGTTCTCGAAGCGGTCGATCCCGCCGCAGCCATCGTCGATCATGCCCGCGAGAATCATGCCGACCAGATCGTGATGGGTGCGCGTGCCCATTCCTCGACCAGGCGCTATCTCGGCAGTGTCTCGTCGCAGGTCGCGGCCGAGGCGCCCTGCACCGTCACCATCGTTCGATTGAAGACCGCGGTTGAGCCCTGA
- a CDS encoding NUDIX hydrolase, producing the protein MFDDRPIAYGESQREAIKTAWNACVAAQPALFNGQVLLMTEGRRVGEMFRGRYSATDYATFLHFMRHGEADGQTRNGFALAGLVSSDGALLMGVMGQHTVNAGRIYFPGGTPDMSDVVGDRVDLEGSVRRELEEETGLTLGEVAFDDGFLLREDDKRCAFVKIVRLAMPADAARTLIMERISRQQQPELADIHIVRGAADPLADRMPPFQSAFTNWWFAERG; encoded by the coding sequence TTGTTCGACGACCGGCCGATTGCCTATGGCGAGAGCCAGCGGGAGGCGATCAAGACGGCGTGGAACGCCTGTGTGGCCGCGCAGCCAGCCCTGTTCAACGGGCAGGTGCTGCTGATGACCGAAGGCCGACGCGTCGGCGAGATGTTCCGCGGGCGCTATTCGGCGACCGATTACGCGACCTTCCTGCATTTCATGCGCCACGGTGAAGCCGACGGGCAGACGCGCAATGGATTTGCCCTGGCCGGATTGGTGAGCAGCGATGGCGCGTTGCTGATGGGTGTGATGGGCCAGCACACCGTCAATGCCGGCCGCATCTATTTTCCCGGCGGGACGCCCGACATGAGCGACGTCGTGGGCGACCGGGTCGATCTCGAAGGCAGCGTGCGGCGCGAACTGGAGGAGGAGACCGGCCTCACCCTGGGCGAGGTGGCATTCGACGACGGCTTCTTGCTGCGCGAGGACGACAAGCGCTGCGCCTTCGTCAAGATCGTGCGCCTGGCAATGCCGGCCGACGCCGCCCGGACCTTGATCATGGAGCGCATCAGCCGGCAACAGCAGCCGGAACTGGCGGACATCCATATTGTCCGCGGCGCCGCTGACCCTCTTGCCGACCGCATGCCGCCCTTCCAGTCCGCCTTCACCAACTGGTGGTTCGCCGAGCGCGGCTAA
- a CDS encoding glycine zipper domain-containing protein — MLKKLILVSAVALTLGACTAREERAAGGAAIGAGAGALIGGLATGTGGGALAGAAIGGVAGAVIGAETTPRRRCWIDSYGYRRCRR; from the coding sequence ATGTTGAAGAAGCTGATTCTGGTTAGCGCTGTTGCACTCACGCTCGGCGCCTGTACGGCGCGCGAAGAGCGTGCTGCTGGTGGCGCTGCCATCGGTGCTGGTGCGGGTGCTCTGATTGGTGGTCTTGCCACTGGCACGGGCGGCGGCGCTCTCGCCGGCGCAGCCATCGGCGGTGTTGCTGGTGCCGTGATCGGTGCCGAGACCACGCCGCGTCGTCGCTGCTGGATTGATTCCTACGGTTACCGCCGCTGCCGTCGCTGA
- a CDS encoding glycosyltransferase family 10 domain-containing protein: MAQDNQGPLVLFYTAFFGRPPPFDTAGCSVPVRLTFDRSRLAEADIVIFHIPDAWEIGDALKYAGQVWVAFSMEASAHYPLWTDPAFMRRFDLIMSHETAADIWTPYLPPMRAWQAAVDRPLPAKTEFAPAVMFQSASVDRSRRNDFALELMKAIRVDSYGRLLRNRDLAGPDLGRQTKLDTIARYHFCCAFENAISHGYVTEKIFDPLLSGTIPIYRGAPDVADFVPAGSYIDVSDFPSPIALADHLRRILKDEEAYARYFEWRMRPLPPFLADRLALVQEPALGRLAAIASSRIAPGSERARGWPSLPFGLRRFLETRLRRLVRTHRQRRSARRAIVSSGGTK, from the coding sequence ATGGCACAGGACAACCAGGGTCCGTTGGTCCTGTTCTACACCGCATTCTTTGGCCGCCCGCCTCCGTTCGACACAGCGGGATGCTCCGTTCCAGTCCGCCTCACGTTCGACAGGAGCCGTCTGGCAGAGGCCGATATCGTCATCTTCCATATTCCTGATGCCTGGGAGATCGGCGACGCACTGAAATATGCTGGCCAGGTCTGGGTCGCCTTCTCGATGGAGGCGAGCGCTCATTATCCCTTGTGGACCGACCCAGCCTTCATGCGCCGGTTCGACCTCATCATGAGCCACGAGACGGCGGCGGATATCTGGACGCCCTATCTTCCGCCTATGCGAGCCTGGCAGGCCGCCGTTGACCGCCCCCTGCCGGCGAAGACCGAGTTCGCCCCCGCCGTCATGTTCCAGTCGGCCAGCGTCGACCGCAGCAGGCGCAACGATTTCGCACTTGAGTTGATGAAGGCGATCAGGGTCGATTCCTACGGGCGACTGCTGCGCAACCGCGATCTTGCCGGGCCGGACCTGGGCCGGCAGACCAAGCTCGACACCATCGCGCGCTACCATTTCTGCTGCGCCTTCGAGAATGCCATCTCTCACGGCTATGTCACGGAGAAGATCTTCGATCCGTTGCTCTCCGGCACGATTCCGATCTATCGCGGGGCGCCGGATGTCGCGGATTTCGTCCCCGCTGGATCCTATATCGATGTCTCCGACTTTCCCTCGCCCATAGCGCTCGCGGACCATCTGCGGCGGATACTCAAGGACGAGGAAGCCTATGCCCGCTATTTTGAATGGCGCATGCGGCCCTTACCGCCGTTCCTCGCGGACCGGCTGGCCTTGGTGCAAGAGCCTGCCCTGGGACGCCTCGCGGCGATCGCATCCAGCCGGATCGCGCCTGGCAGTGAGCGGGCCAGAGGATGGCCAAGCCTGCCTTTCGGACTGCGGCGCTTCCTTGAGACAAGGTTGCGCCGCCTCGTCAGGACACATCGGCAACGCCGGAGCGCGCGGCGGGCCATCGTCTCGTCGGGCGGTACCAAATGA
- a CDS encoding PhzF family phenazine biosynthesis protein, with protein sequence MSRRYHTLDVFTQQRLTGNPLAVVHDAEGLDTAGMLAIAREFNLSETVFVLPETTEGHRADIRIFTPGGELPFAGHPTVGTAIVLASMDGLAAGTEAHFVLGEKAGPVPCRVSRDAAGSYQASFDAPRLPAPIGPTPDPAQLAGILGLESRDLGFASHVPSRFGAPVSFCYVPVKTRAAVDGIRVDTRWFGETFNAIGEAHPAIFAYCPETVDPGARFYARMFAPGLGVAEDPATGSAAAAFAGVLGMFERLGDGRHDFAIEQGFAIGRPSRIELGIGIAQGQVSMVTIGGGAVVISEGRLFI encoded by the coding sequence ATGTCGCGTCGCTACCACACGCTCGATGTCTTCACCCAGCAGAGGCTGACCGGCAATCCGCTTGCCGTGGTGCACGATGCCGAAGGGCTCGACACAGCCGGCATGCTGGCGATCGCCCGCGAGTTCAACCTGTCAGAGACAGTGTTCGTTCTGCCGGAGACCACCGAGGGCCATCGCGCGGACATCCGGATCTTCACACCGGGTGGCGAATTGCCGTTTGCAGGCCATCCGACCGTCGGGACCGCCATCGTTCTGGCTTCGATGGATGGCCTGGCGGCAGGCACCGAGGCGCATTTCGTACTCGGCGAGAAGGCAGGACCCGTGCCCTGTCGCGTCAGCCGTGACGCCGCTGGCAGCTATCAGGCGAGCTTCGATGCGCCGCGACTGCCTGCTCCGATCGGTCCGACACCCGACCCGGCGCAGCTCGCGGGCATATTGGGCCTGGAAAGCCGGGATCTCGGCTTTGCCAGCCACGTGCCCTCGCGATTCGGGGCACCCGTGTCGTTCTGCTATGTGCCGGTGAAGACCCGCGCGGCGGTGGACGGGATCAGGGTGGATACCCGCTGGTTTGGCGAAACGTTCAACGCCATCGGGGAGGCCCATCCGGCAATCTTCGCCTATTGCCCGGAGACGGTCGACCCAGGCGCCCGTTTCTATGCGCGCATGTTCGCACCTGGACTCGGAGTAGCGGAGGATCCCGCGACGGGTTCAGCCGCCGCTGCCTTCGCCGGCGTGTTGGGCATGTTCGAGCGCCTTGGCGACGGCCGGCATGATTTCGCCATCGAGCAGGGATTTGCCATAGGCCGGCCGAGCCGGATCGAGCTCGGCATCGGCATTGCACAGGGGCAGGTCTCGATGGTCACGATCGGCGGCGGGGCCGTGGTGATTTCCGAGGGGCGGCTGTTCATCTGA
- the pdxY gene encoding pyridoxal kinase PdxY has protein sequence MNILSIQSWVSYGHVGNASAVFPMQRLGHEVWAIHTVQFSNHTGYGAWKGRVYDGPMIEELVTGIEERGVLGRCDGVLSGYMGSADIGTAILGAVGRVRGLNPKALYCCDPVIGDVGRGVFVRPGIPEFMRDQAVPAADVITPNQFELEYLTGSTISTLAEAIAAVDLLHRAGPSMVLVTSLMTEDTPDDQIDLLASGPNGRFRVRTPKLGISVNGAGDAIAALFFVHAAETGDVALALSRAASSTYGLLKRTAEAGSREILTVAAQDEFVTPSRLFTPESV, from the coding sequence ATGAACATTCTCTCGATCCAGTCCTGGGTTTCCTACGGCCATGTCGGCAATGCCTCGGCGGTCTTCCCGATGCAGCGGCTGGGCCACGAGGTCTGGGCGATCCATACCGTCCAGTTTTCCAATCATACCGGCTACGGCGCCTGGAAGGGCCGGGTCTATGACGGCCCGATGATCGAGGAACTGGTCACAGGCATTGAAGAGCGCGGCGTGCTTGGCCGATGCGATGGTGTGCTGTCGGGCTATATGGGGTCGGCCGATATCGGCACCGCGATCCTTGGCGCGGTTGGCCGTGTGCGCGGATTGAATCCGAAGGCGCTCTATTGCTGCGATCCGGTGATCGGCGATGTCGGCCGCGGCGTGTTCGTTCGTCCGGGCATTCCGGAATTCATGCGTGACCAGGCGGTGCCGGCAGCCGACGTCATCACCCCGAACCAGTTCGAACTGGAATATCTGACGGGATCGACCATCTCGACGCTTGCTGAGGCCATCGCAGCCGTCGACCTGCTGCACAGGGCGGGACCGTCCATGGTGCTGGTCACCAGCCTGATGACCGAGGATACGCCGGACGACCAGATCGACCTGCTGGCCTCCGGGCCGAACGGACGGTTCCGGGTCCGCACGCCGAAGCTCGGCATTTCAGTCAACGGGGCTGGCGATGCGATCGCCGCACTGTTCTTCGTCCATGCGGCCGAGACCGGCGACGTCGCGCTTGCGCTGTCGCGCGCGGCATCGTCCACCTATGGCCTGCTGAAGCGGACGGCGGAGGCTGGTTCGCGCGAGATCCTGACGGTCGCGGCGCAGGACGAGTTCGTGACACCCAGCCGCCTGTTTACGCCGGAGTCCGTCTGA
- a CDS encoding ComEA family DNA-binding protein, protein MFLSRLLTAAAVSALVAVPAFAQTQAQPSTTTPQRPAVTAPAAPTTATRPAATAPAVAPAAQAARVNLNTATAAQLDGLPQIGAARAQAIITERGKGRFLNWADFERRMTGSAVNQAAKDAIRDRVSF, encoded by the coding sequence ATGTTCCTTTCGCGCCTCCTCACTGCCGCCGCAGTTTCCGCCCTCGTGGCCGTCCCCGCCTTTGCACAGACGCAGGCCCAGCCCTCCACCACGACGCCTCAGCGTCCGGCGGTGACGGCGCCTGCCGCACCGACAACGGCGACGCGTCCGGCCGCCACCGCTCCTGCAGTGGCCCCTGCGGCTCAGGCTGCCCGTGTCAATCTGAATACGGCGACTGCGGCTCAGCTCGACGGCCTGCCGCAGATCGGCGCGGCTCGCGCTCAGGCCATCATCACCGAGCGCGGCAAGGGCCGTTTCCTCAACTGGGCTGACTTCGAACGGCGCATGACCGGCTCCGCGGTCAACCAGGCCGCCAAGGATGCCATCCGCGATCGCGTGAGTTTCTGA
- a CDS encoding nuclear transport factor 2 family protein, with protein sequence MADAQWLNSDNEERSDLHRTIREFVAARLQGDVATYLEFFAPKARLNIPGNPVLNPLSGTRIGREDIGKQLIRMRGQNIYLHHEIDDIISSRDMVAVHWRVTIRSSATGQERELEILTHLRLQDRQVVEMSEYFDTGAASLMRGHLPLRNSGA encoded by the coding sequence ATGGCTGACGCACAATGGCTCAATTCGGACAATGAGGAGCGCAGCGACCTCCACCGTACGATCCGCGAGTTTGTCGCGGCCCGGCTTCAGGGTGACGTTGCAACCTATCTGGAATTCTTCGCGCCCAAGGCCCGGCTGAACATCCCCGGCAACCCGGTGCTGAACCCCTTGTCTGGCACGCGGATCGGCCGGGAAGATATCGGCAAGCAGCTCATCCGGATGCGTGGCCAGAACATCTATCTCCATCATGAGATCGACGACATCATCTCCAGCCGCGACATGGTGGCGGTTCATTGGCGCGTGACCATTCGCAGTTCCGCGACCGGTCAGGAGCGGGAGCTCGAAATCCTGACCCATCTGCGGCTGCAAGACCGCCAGGTGGTCGAAATGAGCGAGTATTTCGACACGGGCGCTGCGTCATTGATGCGCGGCCACCTGCCGCTTCGAAACTCAGGCGCCTGA
- a CDS encoding nuclear transport factor 2 family protein — MAQPILRVHTGLPLIKERVARLFLARRDGKADDLLTIFAPECSYRLICDPRLFPKVGPFYGHTEILESFRACDQILEYIDTIVVDMIVDERRAVVRRHATIRSRETGNVGEFEIADLLEFRDGMITKMTQFVDTASLGLLVGRI; from the coding sequence ATGGCGCAACCGATACTGCGGGTTCACACGGGCCTGCCATTGATCAAGGAACGGGTGGCACGGCTCTTTCTCGCCCGGCGCGACGGGAAAGCCGATGACCTCCTGACGATTTTCGCCCCGGAATGCTCCTACCGGCTGATCTGTGACCCGCGGCTGTTCCCGAAGGTCGGCCCCTTTTACGGGCATACCGAAATTCTGGAATCCTTCAGGGCCTGCGACCAGATCCTCGAATATATCGACACGATCGTGGTCGACATGATCGTGGACGAACGACGGGCCGTCGTGCGTCGTCACGCGACAATCAGATCGCGCGAGACCGGCAATGTCGGCGAGTTCGAGATTGCCGATCTTTTGGAGTTTCGCGACGGCATGATCACCAAGATGACCCAGTTCGTCGACACGGCTTCCCTTGGACTTCTGGTCGGGCGGATCTGA
- the ilvC gene encoding ketol-acid reductoisomerase, whose translation MRVYYDRDADLNLIKSKKVCIVGYGSQGHAHALNLRDSGVKDVIIALKAGSATRAKAEAAGFTVMTPSEAAKVSDIMMMLTPDELQADIYRDDLAGNMKQGAAIMFAHGLNIHFNLIEARKDLDVLMVAPKGPGHTVRSEYQRGGGVPTLIAIHQDASGNAHDLGLSYASANGGGRAGIIETTFKEECETDLFGEQVVLCGGLVELIRAGYETLTEAGYAPEMAYFECLHEVKLIVDLIYEGGIANMNYSISNTAEYGEYVTGPRIITAETKAEMKRVLTDIQSGKFTRDWMLENKVNQTSFKATRARVNNHPIEEVGAKLRDMMPWIKAKALVDKTKN comes from the coding sequence ATGCGTGTCTATTACGATCGCGACGCCGATCTGAACCTGATCAAGTCGAAGAAGGTCTGCATTGTCGGCTACGGCAGCCAGGGCCATGCCCACGCGCTGAACCTGCGCGACTCGGGCGTGAAGGACGTCATCATCGCGCTGAAGGCTGGCTCGGCCACCCGCGCCAAGGCCGAGGCCGCCGGCTTCACCGTCATGACCCCGTCGGAGGCCGCCAAGGTCTCGGACATCATGATGATGCTCACCCCGGACGAACTGCAGGCCGACATCTATCGCGATGACCTCGCCGGCAACATGAAGCAGGGCGCGGCGATCATGTTCGCCCACGGCCTCAACATCCACTTCAACCTGATCGAGGCCCGCAAGGATCTCGACGTGCTGATGGTCGCCCCGAAGGGCCCCGGCCACACGGTGCGCTCGGAATATCAGCGCGGCGGTGGCGTTCCGACGCTGATCGCCATCCATCAGGACGCCTCGGGCAATGCCCATGACCTCGGCCTGTCCTACGCCTCCGCCAATGGCGGCGGCCGCGCCGGCATCATCGAGACGACCTTCAAGGAAGAGTGCGAGACCGATCTGTTCGGCGAGCAGGTCGTGCTCTGCGGCGGTCTGGTCGAGCTGATCCGCGCTGGCTACGAGACGCTGACCGAAGCCGGTTATGCGCCTGAAATGGCCTATTTCGAGTGCCTCCACGAGGTGAAGCTGATCGTCGACCTCATCTATGAGGGCGGCATCGCCAACATGAACTACTCGATCTCGAACACCGCCGAGTACGGCGAGTACGTGACGGGTCCGCGCATCATCACCGCCGAGACCAAGGCCGAGATGAAGCGCGTGCTGACCGACATCCAGTCGGGCAAGTTCACCCGCGACTGGATGCTGGAGAACAAGGTCAACCAGACCTCGTTCAAGGCGACCCGCGCCCGCGTGAACAACCATCCGATCGAGGAAGTCGGCGCGAAGCTTCGCGACATGATGCCCTGGATCAAGGCGAAGGCGCTGGTCGACAAGACCAAGAACTGA
- a CDS encoding TetR/AcrR family transcriptional regulator, with protein sequence MTSAAKSLASETPSADPPEPTARQAVVLDAVLALMQEQGGQLTMTAVARRASCSKETLYKWFGDRDGLLTATVQWQASRVRAGRYDRQKLDASSLRDSLRDFAANWLSVISSATSIALNRLAITHAASQQSNLGQIVLNNGRFAIGDRLKPVLEEGRAAGLLQFDDTEAAFRTFFGLAGRDVQIRLLLGDDLKLGQAEIARDAAAATDQFLTLYGRKNMIPAAA encoded by the coding sequence ATGACGTCAGCCGCCAAATCCCTTGCTTCCGAAACGCCGAGCGCCGATCCGCCGGAGCCGACCGCCCGCCAGGCGGTGGTTCTGGATGCGGTGCTCGCGCTGATGCAGGAACAGGGCGGCCAGCTCACCATGACGGCCGTTGCGCGGCGGGCGAGCTGCTCCAAGGAAACGCTCTACAAGTGGTTCGGCGACCGCGACGGCCTCCTGACCGCGACGGTGCAGTGGCAGGCGTCCCGGGTGCGTGCCGGCCGCTACGACCGGCAGAAGCTCGATGCCTCGAGCCTCAGGGACAGCCTCAGGGATTTCGCCGCGAACTGGCTCTCGGTCATTTCCAGCGCCACATCGATCGCGCTCAACCGGCTGGCGATCACACACGCCGCGTCGCAGCAGAGCAATCTCGGCCAGATCGTGCTCAATAACGGCCGCTTCGCCATTGGCGACCGGTTGAAGCCCGTGCTCGAAGAAGGGCGCGCGGCCGGTCTGCTTCAGTTCGACGATACCGAGGCGGCGTTCCGGACCTTTTTCGGCCTCGCTGGCCGCGATGTGCAGATCCGCCTGCTGCTCGGCGATGATCTCAAGCTCGGCCAGGCCGAGATCGCCCGCGACGCTGCGGCGGCGACCGACCAGTTTCTCACCCTCTACGGCCGGAAGAACATGATTCCGGCCGCCGCCTGA
- a CDS encoding pyridoxine 5'-phosphate synthase codes for MATHLSVNVNAIAQLRNRRSLPWPSVVGLSRIALQAGASGITVHPRPDERHIRRTDVFDLTDMIRAEFPKAEFNIEGYPSEDFLELCERAKPDQVTLVPDDPAQATSDHGWDVATDGDLLRQVIGRLKLGGMRVSIFLDGDPALVPGARATGADRIELYTGPYGGAFEPDVADAEREKLAATAEAAARAGLGVNAGHDLTLDNLPSLIARVPGIAEVSIGHALTADALIHGMAETVRLYRKACGETV; via the coding sequence ATGGCCACGCATCTCTCCGTCAACGTCAATGCCATCGCGCAATTGCGCAACCGCCGCTCGCTCCCCTGGCCGAGCGTGGTCGGGCTGTCGCGCATCGCGTTGCAGGCGGGTGCCAGCGGCATCACCGTGCATCCGCGGCCGGACGAGCGGCATATCCGGCGCACCGACGTGTTCGACCTCACCGACATGATCCGCGCCGAGTTCCCCAAGGCCGAGTTCAACATCGAGGGCTATCCGAGCGAGGATTTCCTGGAGCTGTGCGAGCGGGCCAAGCCCGATCAGGTGACGCTGGTTCCGGATGATCCGGCACAGGCGACCTCCGACCATGGCTGGGATGTGGCGACGGATGGAGACTTGCTGCGCCAGGTCATCGGCCGATTGAAGCTTGGCGGCATGCGCGTCTCGATCTTCCTCGACGGCGACCCGGCGCTGGTGCCGGGCGCCCGCGCCACCGGCGCCGACCGGATCGAGCTTTATACCGGCCCCTATGGCGGCGCCTTCGAGCCTGACGTGGCCGACGCCGAGCGCGAGAAGCTGGCGGCCACTGCCGAGGCCGCGGCCCGTGCCGGGCTCGGCGTCAATGCCGGGCACGATCTCACCCTCGACAACCTCCCCTCCCTGATCGCCCGCGTCCCCGGCATCGCGGAAGTGTCGATCGGCCACGCCCTCACCGCCGATGCGCTGATCCACGGCATGGCGGAGACCGTGCGGCTCTATCGAAAGGCCTGCGGCGAGACCGTGTGA
- the ilvN gene encoding acetolactate synthase small subunit → MAQSQSAYFLSDAVDATRRHTIAVIVDNEPGVLARIAGMFSGRGYNIESLTVSETEHERHTSRITIVTTGTEKIIEQIKTQLDRLVPVHRVVDLTVQGEALERELCLLKVRGKGDARVEALRLAGAFGARTLDATLNSFVFELTGTTEEVERFIRLMGVVGLVEVSRTGIAAMSRGPEGMQEAALPDGAQGR, encoded by the coding sequence ATGGCCCAGTCCCAGTCCGCCTATTTCCTTTCCGACGCCGTCGATGCCACCCGCCGGCACACGATCGCCGTCATCGTCGACAACGAGCCGGGCGTGCTCGCCCGCATCGCCGGCATGTTCTCCGGCCGCGGCTACAATATCGAGAGCCTGACGGTCTCGGAGACCGAGCACGAGCGGCACACCTCGCGCATCACCATCGTCACGACGGGCACGGAAAAGATCATCGAGCAGATCAAGACCCAGCTTGATCGCCTGGTTCCGGTGCATCGCGTGGTCGATCTGACGGTGCAGGGCGAGGCGCTGGAGCGCGAGCTCTGCCTTCTCAAAGTGCGCGGCAAGGGCGATGCCCGCGTCGAGGCGCTGCGGCTTGCCGGCGCGTTCGGCGCCCGCACGCTGGACGCGACGCTCAATTCCTTCGTCTTCGAGCTGACCGGCACGACCGAGGAAGTCGAGCGCTTCATCCGTCTGATGGGCGTGGTGGGACTGGTCGAAGTGTCGCGCACTGGCATCGCTGCCATGAGCCGCGGACCGGAAGGCATGCAGGAAGCGGCCTTGCCGGATGGCGCACAGGGACGCTGA